Proteins found in one Geomonas subterranea genomic segment:
- a CDS encoding ATP synthase subunit I, whose protein sequence is MAETRINESNIFSWLVRGSLLLSAVLGAAGALLFSPRFGASLFVGGLLALANFFWIRAGLEAALRLQPRNASRFAIMRYVLRLAIMAAFLYLLIVVLKADIFGLVIGLSVLVLNIIAFSIYLSTRKGG, encoded by the coding sequence ATGGCGGAGACAAGGATAAACGAGAGTAACATCTTCTCCTGGCTGGTCCGGGGGAGCCTGCTGCTGAGCGCCGTACTCGGCGCGGCGGGCGCGCTGCTGTTCTCCCCGAGGTTCGGCGCTTCGCTGTTCGTGGGGGGCTTGCTGGCCCTGGCCAACTTCTTCTGGATCCGGGCCGGGCTGGAAGCGGCACTCAGGCTGCAGCCGCGCAACGCATCGCGCTTCGCGATCATGCGCTACGTGTTACGGCTGGCCATCATGGCGGCCTTTTTGTACCTTTTGATCGTAGTCCTGAAGGCCGACATCTTCGGCCTGGTGATCGGACTCTCGGTCCTTGTTCTGAACATAATCGCTTTTTCGATATATCTGTCGACCCGTAAAGGAGGCTAG
- a CDS encoding EamA family transporter has product MNTAPKSAAGGALLVLAAATLWGTSGTAQALSPAGVTPWSVGAFRLIVGGAALMVLALFKGGLGKGRWPFWGTLAAGGFVALYQLTFFTAVHRTGVAVGTLVAIGSSPVIAGILGFIVRGERPGRAWGIATVLALAGCSLLVTGGGDIAIDVVGILLALGAGTSYACYTMAIKVLLPGRSSEAVMAVVFCLGAFLLLPVLFLTDITWVATPRGTMVVLYLGVVITALSYWLFAMGLRSVPVASAVTLSLAEPLVAALLGILFLGERLTPTAMGGIPLLFAGLAVLAYSMSGKRAV; this is encoded by the coding sequence ATGAATACTGCACCCAAATCCGCCGCAGGCGGCGCCCTCCTCGTCCTTGCCGCCGCCACCCTTTGGGGGACCTCCGGCACCGCCCAGGCCCTCTCGCCTGCCGGCGTCACCCCCTGGAGCGTCGGTGCATTTCGCCTCATCGTGGGAGGCGCGGCTCTCATGGTCCTTGCCTTATTCAAGGGGGGGCTCGGCAAGGGGCGCTGGCCCTTCTGGGGCACCCTGGCGGCGGGCGGCTTCGTCGCCCTCTATCAACTTACCTTTTTCACAGCGGTCCACAGGACCGGCGTTGCCGTCGGCACGCTGGTCGCCATCGGCAGTTCCCCCGTGATCGCCGGGATTCTCGGGTTCATCGTCCGGGGAGAACGCCCGGGGCGTGCCTGGGGGATCGCGACCGTGCTCGCCCTCGCCGGCTGCAGCCTGTTGGTGACCGGTGGCGGTGACATCGCCATCGATGTCGTGGGCATACTGCTGGCTCTTGGTGCAGGCACCTCCTATGCCTGTTACACCATGGCCATCAAGGTGCTTCTTCCCGGGAGGAGCTCCGAAGCGGTCATGGCGGTCGTCTTTTGCCTGGGCGCGTTCCTGCTCCTGCCGGTGCTTTTCCTGACCGACATCACCTGGGTGGCCACTCCCCGCGGGACCATGGTGGTCCTCTACCTCGGCGTCGTGATCACCGCCCTGTCGTACTGGCTCTTCGCCATGGGACTGCGCAGCGTCCCGGTGGCCTCCGCGGTCACCCTTTCGCTGGCCGAGCCGCTCGTCGCCGCCCTGTTGGGGATCCTGTTCCTGGGTGAGCGCCTGACCCCCACCGCAATGGGGGGGATCCCGCTCCTCTTCGCGGGTCTCGCCGTCCTCGCCTACTCCATGTCCGGGAAACGAGCAGTATAA
- a CDS encoding phosphatase produces MKIIADMHTHTLASGHAYSTINELAQAAAQAGLRGLGITDHGPGLPGGPHRYHFCAMRFVPPSIAGVRIFRGIEANILDHTGRLDLEQDVLETLDYVMAGFHEDCGICGQDRDRNTRTLLTVMENPLVKCISHPGNPIFPLHYEEVVMGALATDTALELNNSSLAAVSRKGSSENCAEIARLCARIGARVMIGSDAHICQGVGVFDQALQLAAEAGIAEGQVVNASWERLLDFLGFSE; encoded by the coding sequence ATGAAAATCATAGCCGACATGCACACTCACACCCTCGCCTCGGGGCACGCTTATTCCACCATCAACGAACTGGCTCAAGCCGCCGCCCAGGCAGGGCTGCGCGGGCTGGGCATCACCGACCACGGGCCCGGACTTCCCGGCGGTCCGCACCGCTACCACTTCTGCGCCATGCGCTTTGTCCCCCCCTCCATCGCCGGAGTCAGGATCTTCCGCGGCATCGAGGCGAACATACTCGACCATACCGGGAGACTCGACCTCGAACAGGACGTCCTGGAGACCCTCGATTACGTGATGGCAGGCTTCCACGAGGATTGCGGCATCTGCGGGCAGGACCGGGACCGCAACACCAGGACCCTGTTGACGGTCATGGAAAACCCGCTGGTGAAATGCATCTCCCATCCGGGGAACCCCATCTTTCCGCTTCACTATGAAGAAGTCGTCATGGGGGCGCTGGCCACCGACACCGCGCTGGAACTGAACAACTCCTCGCTGGCGGCGGTTAGCCGCAAGGGGAGCAGCGAGAACTGCGCCGAGATCGCGCGTCTTTGCGCCAGGATCGGGGCACGCGTGATGATCGGGAGCGATGCGCACATCTGCCAGGGGGTCGGGGTCTTTGATCAGGCGCTGCAATTAGCCGCTGAGGCTGGTATCGCCGAGGGGCAGGTGGTGAACGCTTCGTGGGAGAGGCTTCTGGATTTCCTGGGGTTCAGCGAATAG
- a CDS encoding AtpZ/AtpI family protein translates to MDEEKKNLLRTLGMISTMGISFAVAIAIGVFVGLKLDHWLGTDPWFFFIFLFFGIAAGFRNIFILAGKELRDGGDKDKRE, encoded by the coding sequence ATGGATGAGGAAAAAAAGAACCTGCTCAGGACACTGGGCATGATCTCCACCATGGGGATCTCCTTCGCGGTGGCGATTGCCATCGGCGTGTTCGTCGGGTTGAAACTGGACCACTGGCTCGGGACAGACCCGTGGTTTTTCTTCATTTTCCTCTTCTTCGGCATTGCGGCAGGCTTCCGCAATATCTTCATATTAGCGGGCAAAGAACTGCGCGATGGCGGAGACAAGGATAAACGAGAGTAA
- the hemL gene encoding glutamate-1-semialdehyde 2,1-aminomutase produces the protein MQNSRSSQLFQQALKSIPGGVNSPVRAFRSVGSDPLFIKSAAGPMIFDEDGNGYIDYVGSWGPMIVGHCHPKVVEAIKKAAESGASFGAPTELEITLAEMVIKAVPSIEMVRMVSSGTEATMSAIRLSRGYTGRDNILKFSGCYHGHSDSLLVKAGSGLATFGVPDSPGVPADLAKHTLTATYNDLDSVRALVAANKGTIACVIVEPVAGNMGTVPPQEGFLEGLREICTEEGIVLIFDEVMSGFRVAYGGAQERFGITPDLTTLGKIIGGGLPVGAFGGKKEIMSQLSPAGGVYQAGTLSGNPLAMTAGIETLKLLQEPGFYEKLEEKSKFVAEGIAKAAKDAGFPLYSTRVGSMFCGFFSKEPVYNWDSAAKCDTKAFATYFRGMLEEGIYLACSQFETAFVGASHTEKDLEKTIAAAAKCFKAL, from the coding sequence ATGCAAAACAGCCGTTCCTCGCAACTCTTTCAGCAGGCGCTCAAATCCATCCCCGGCGGGGTCAACTCCCCCGTGCGTGCCTTCCGCTCGGTAGGCTCCGATCCGCTGTTCATAAAGAGCGCTGCCGGCCCCATGATTTTCGACGAGGACGGCAACGGCTACATCGACTACGTGGGTTCCTGGGGGCCGATGATCGTCGGGCACTGCCACCCGAAGGTGGTCGAGGCGATCAAGAAGGCCGCCGAGAGCGGCGCTTCCTTCGGCGCTCCGACCGAGCTTGAGATCACCCTGGCCGAGATGGTGATCAAGGCGGTTCCCTCCATCGAGATGGTGCGCATGGTGAGCTCCGGGACCGAGGCGACCATGAGCGCGATCAGGCTCTCCCGCGGCTACACCGGCCGTGACAACATCCTCAAGTTCTCCGGCTGCTACCACGGCCACTCCGATTCCCTGCTGGTGAAGGCGGGCTCCGGTCTCGCCACCTTCGGCGTGCCCGACTCCCCGGGCGTTCCGGCCGACCTCGCCAAGCACACCCTGACCGCTACCTACAACGACCTCGACTCCGTGCGCGCGCTGGTGGCAGCCAACAAGGGGACCATCGCCTGCGTCATCGTCGAGCCGGTGGCGGGCAACATGGGTACCGTTCCGCCGCAGGAAGGTTTCCTCGAGGGGCTGAGGGAGATCTGCACCGAGGAAGGGATCGTTCTGATCTTCGACGAGGTCATGTCCGGCTTCAGGGTCGCCTACGGCGGGGCCCAGGAGCGTTTCGGCATCACCCCGGACCTCACCACCCTGGGCAAGATCATCGGCGGCGGCCTGCCGGTGGGCGCCTTCGGCGGCAAGAAGGAAATCATGTCCCAGCTCTCCCCCGCGGGCGGCGTCTACCAGGCGGGAACCCTCTCCGGCAACCCGCTGGCCATGACCGCCGGCATCGAGACCCTGAAGCTTCTGCAGGAGCCGGGCTTCTACGAGAAACTGGAGGAGAAGAGCAAGTTCGTGGCCGAGGGTATCGCCAAGGCCGCCAAGGACGCCGGTTTCCCGCTCTACTCCACCCGCGTCGGCTCCATGTTCTGCGGCTTCTTCTCCAAGGAGCCGGTGTACAACTGGGACAGCGCCGCCAAGTGCGACACCAAGGCGTTCGCCACCTACTTCCGCGGCATGCTCGAGGAAGGGATCTACCTCGCCTGCTCGCAGTTCGAGACCGCCTTCGTGGGGGCGTCGCACACCGAGAAGGACCTGGAGAAGACCATCGCCGCCGCGGCCAAATGCTTCAAGGCCCTCTAG
- the atpE gene encoding ATP synthase F0 subunit C, protein MEFFTMCVLAAGIGMALGTLGTGIGQGLAVKSAVEGVSRNPGASGKILTTMMIGLAMIESLAIYALVVCLIILFANPYKEVAMSAIKAVAK, encoded by the coding sequence ATGGAATTCTTTACTATGTGTGTACTCGCAGCAGGCATCGGCATGGCTCTCGGCACCCTCGGCACCGGCATCGGCCAGGGTCTCGCAGTTAAGAGCGCTGTTGAAGGCGTTTCCCGTAACCCGGGCGCTTCCGGCAAAATCCTCACCACCATGATGATCGGTCTGGCGATGATCGAGTCCCTGGCAATCTACGCCCTCGTCGTTTGCCTCATCATCCTCTTCGCTAACCCGTACAAAGAAGTTGCAATGAGCGCTATCAAGGCTGTTGCGAAGTAA
- a CDS encoding NADH-quinone oxidoreductase subunit A, translating to MLGAYLPILVLVVIACLFGLGSVIFSSLIGQKKPSQVKLAPYECGCEPVGSARERFSIKFYLIAMLFILFDIEAVFMYPWAVLFKRLGMFGLVEMGLFIVILFVGYIYVWKKGALEWE from the coding sequence ATGCTTGGTGCATATCTGCCAATCTTGGTGCTGGTCGTCATAGCGTGCTTGTTCGGTCTGGGCTCGGTGATCTTTTCATCGCTCATCGGCCAGAAGAAGCCGTCTCAGGTAAAGCTTGCACCTTACGAGTGCGGTTGCGAGCCGGTCGGCAGCGCACGCGAGCGCTTCTCGATCAAGTTCTACCTGATCGCGATGCTCTTCATCCTGTTCGATATCGAGGCCGTCTTCATGTACCCCTGGGCCGTCCTCTTCAAGCGCCTGGGCATGTTCGGCCTGGTCGAGATGGGTCTGTTCATCGTCATACTCTTCGTAGGCTACATCTACGTTTGGAAAAAAGGAGCACTGGAATGGGAGTAA
- a CDS encoding general secretion pathway protein GspE: protein MSVKLGEMLLKVGALTKAQLDQVLHAQAIYGGRLGTNLVEMGLVAEEELAHVLSEQVGAPCVEPAELSTIPDQVLRLVPFELVQRYRVVPLAIEGKRLTLAMVNPHDFKALEEIGFVTGLVIKPRICPELRLNVALERFYRITRPTRFIKVEGGLRTRFEAEGDEAGFANPLENRELVPVGEPVFADRITVKDLAGTMSAAVSEKEVVQALVGYIGGEFDRGGFLRLKSGTAVGVQAVADGVPVEGFSGFEVEIGKMAHLQRMVQEKGLVLCEFATGDAEGSLVRAMGGKLPAPALLLPVSLGEHVVGVICASDSKGRLGGSAFELQRVGVMAELSLEMLSLRRKIQSA from the coding sequence ATGTCGGTGAAACTTGGCGAGATGTTGCTTAAAGTCGGGGCGCTTACCAAAGCTCAACTGGACCAGGTGCTGCACGCCCAGGCCATCTACGGCGGAAGGCTCGGCACCAACCTGGTCGAGATGGGGCTGGTCGCGGAGGAGGAGCTGGCCCATGTGCTGAGCGAGCAGGTAGGGGCCCCCTGCGTGGAACCGGCGGAGTTGAGCACCATCCCCGACCAGGTGCTGCGCCTGGTTCCGTTCGAGTTGGTACAGCGCTACCGGGTGGTACCGCTCGCCATCGAGGGAAAGCGGCTCACCCTTGCCATGGTGAACCCTCATGACTTCAAGGCGCTGGAGGAGATCGGCTTCGTCACCGGGCTGGTGATCAAGCCCAGGATCTGCCCGGAGCTCAGGCTCAACGTGGCCCTGGAAAGGTTCTACCGCATCACCCGCCCCACCCGCTTCATTAAGGTCGAAGGGGGATTGAGGACACGTTTTGAAGCGGAGGGGGACGAGGCCGGATTCGCAAACCCGCTGGAAAACCGGGAGCTTGTGCCGGTTGGAGAGCCGGTATTCGCGGACCGGATCACCGTCAAGGACCTGGCGGGCACCATGTCGGCAGCCGTCAGCGAGAAGGAAGTGGTGCAGGCTCTTGTCGGCTACATCGGCGGTGAGTTCGACCGGGGCGGGTTCCTGCGTCTCAAGTCCGGAACGGCGGTCGGGGTACAGGCTGTTGCCGATGGCGTTCCGGTGGAGGGTTTCTCAGGCTTCGAGGTGGAAATCGGGAAAATGGCCCATCTGCAGCGCATGGTCCAGGAAAAGGGGCTGGTGCTCTGCGAGTTCGCGACCGGCGACGCCGAGGGGAGCCTCGTTCGCGCCATGGGTGGGAAGCTTCCCGCTCCGGCCCTGCTCCTCCCCGTCTCCCTGGGGGAGCATGTCGTCGGAGTTATTTGTGCAAGCGACAGCAAGGGAAGGCTCGGCGGCAGCGCTTTCGAGTTGCAGCGGGTGGGGGTGATGGCCGAACTCAGCCTGGAGATGCTCTCGCTGCGCAGGAAGATACAGAGCGCGTAA
- a CDS encoding NADH-quinone oxidoreductase subunit B, producing the protein MGVTQPLGDNIITTSLDSLVNWARKSSIWPMTFGLACCAIEMMATGAAKHDLDRFGIIFRASPRQADCIIIAGTVTKKMLPVIKTVYEQMPEPKWVVAMGACACSGGIFDTYSVVQGIDEALPVDVYIPGCPPRPEALLYGLMKLQDKIANEKNSFGSSIGLGERLEPAA; encoded by the coding sequence ATGGGAGTAACTCAGCCGCTGGGCGACAACATCATCACGACTTCCCTGGACAGCCTGGTTAACTGGGCTCGGAAGTCCTCCATCTGGCCGATGACCTTTGGTCTTGCCTGCTGCGCGATCGAGATGATGGCGACCGGTGCGGCCAAGCACGACCTGGACCGTTTCGGTATCATCTTCCGCGCCTCCCCGCGCCAGGCGGACTGCATCATCATCGCCGGCACCGTCACCAAGAAGATGCTCCCGGTCATCAAGACCGTGTACGAGCAGATGCCGGAACCGAAGTGGGTGGTCGCCATGGGCGCCTGCGCCTGCTCGGGCGGGATCTTCGACACCTACTCCGTCGTCCAGGGCATCGACGAGGCCCTTCCGGTCGACGTCTACATCCCGGGCTGCCCGCCGCGGCCTGAGGCCCTTCTCTACGGCCTCATGAAGCTCCAGGACAAGATCGCCAACGAGAAGAACTCCTTCGGTTCTTCCATCGGCTTGGGCGAAAGACTCGAACCCGCCGCTTAA
- the atpB gene encoding F0F1 ATP synthase subunit A, whose protein sequence is MVHPFLFLQFFRELLHPLGFSEASADAVVYTWLIMIGLVLFSIVATKRLQAVPSGAQNFMEVIVGGIENMLVETMGEHGRPFFPLVATLALFILVSNLIGLIPGFFPPTANINTTAACAVVVFITTHIVGVKEHGAGYIKHFLGPIAWLAPMMFFIEVIGHLSRVISLTLRLFGNMNGHELVLIIFFGLAPFLVPLPMMLMGVLVSFIQAFVFMLLAMIYIQGSLEHAH, encoded by the coding sequence ATGGTTCATCCCTTTTTATTCCTTCAGTTTTTCCGTGAGTTGCTGCACCCCCTCGGTTTTTCCGAGGCCAGCGCTGACGCCGTCGTTTACACCTGGCTCATCATGATCGGCCTGGTGCTCTTCTCCATCGTGGCCACCAAGAGGCTGCAGGCGGTTCCTTCCGGCGCGCAGAACTTCATGGAAGTCATCGTGGGGGGCATCGAGAACATGCTGGTGGAGACCATGGGCGAGCACGGCCGTCCGTTCTTCCCGCTGGTCGCGACCCTGGCGCTGTTCATCCTGGTGTCCAACCTGATCGGCCTGATCCCGGGCTTCTTCCCGCCGACCGCGAACATCAACACCACCGCGGCCTGCGCTGTCGTCGTCTTCATCACCACCCACATCGTGGGCGTGAAGGAGCATGGCGCCGGTTACATCAAGCACTTCCTGGGTCCCATCGCCTGGCTGGCCCCGATGATGTTCTTCATCGAAGTGATCGGCCACCTGAGCCGCGTCATCTCGCTGACCCTGCGTCTCTTCGGTAACATGAACGGCCACGAGCTGGTCCTGATCATCTTCTTCGGCCTGGCTCCCTTCCTGGTGCCGCTGCCGATGATGCTGATGGGCGTGCTGGTTTCCTTCATCCAGGCCTTCGTGTTCATGCTCCTGGCCATGATCTACATCCAGGGCTCGCTGGAGCACGCACACTAA
- a CDS encoding general secretion pathway protein GspE has protein sequence MAARLGEMLMKIGALDAFQLEQVLNAQAIYGGRLGTNLVEMGLVEEDQLARVLSEQLGVPCVDHDLLAEVPQSLLELLPLELAERYRALPVSLDGKRLMVAMADPSDFKAIDEIGFITGLVIIPRVCSELRLSIALERYYGIKRPVRYIPVQGGIRSRFAPPDQHAAVLESEWTGGNGEAGPPERVSLPELADRLAQASVEQEAVQALLAYVAGEFDRGALVKLKNGSLFGVQAVASGEPVPGFSGYARPLEEAPHLQRVVQERDMFLGEVCAGAEGALLQAMGGELPAPALLVPLKLGGQVAAVICAHDSHGRLGGGAFELQRVAVMAELSLEMIALRRRLVSV, from the coding sequence ATGGCGGCACGGCTCGGCGAGATGTTGATGAAGATAGGCGCGTTGGACGCGTTCCAACTGGAACAGGTGCTGAACGCCCAGGCCATCTACGGTGGCAGGCTTGGTACCAACTTGGTGGAGATGGGGCTGGTGGAGGAGGACCAACTGGCGCGGGTCTTGAGCGAGCAGCTCGGCGTTCCGTGCGTGGATCACGACCTGCTGGCTGAGGTCCCGCAAAGCCTGCTGGAACTGCTGCCGCTGGAACTCGCGGAGCGTTACCGTGCGCTGCCGGTTTCGCTGGACGGCAAACGCTTGATGGTCGCCATGGCGGACCCGTCGGATTTCAAGGCCATCGACGAGATCGGGTTTATCACGGGGCTGGTGATCATCCCGCGCGTCTGCTCCGAGCTGCGCTTGAGCATCGCCCTCGAGCGCTACTACGGGATCAAGCGCCCGGTACGCTACATTCCCGTCCAGGGGGGCATCAGGTCCAGGTTCGCCCCTCCGGACCAGCACGCAGCGGTGCTGGAAAGCGAGTGGACAGGGGGCAACGGCGAGGCTGGCCCGCCGGAGCGCGTCTCTCTACCCGAGTTGGCGGACCGGCTGGCTCAAGCCTCGGTGGAACAGGAAGCGGTCCAGGCGCTCCTTGCCTATGTCGCCGGGGAGTTCGATAGGGGGGCGCTGGTCAAGTTGAAAAACGGAAGCCTGTTCGGGGTCCAGGCGGTGGCCTCCGGCGAGCCTGTGCCGGGGTTCAGCGGCTACGCCCGGCCCCTGGAGGAGGCGCCCCACTTGCAGCGCGTGGTGCAGGAGCGGGACATGTTCCTGGGAGAAGTCTGCGCCGGGGCCGAGGGGGCGCTGCTGCAGGCCATGGGGGGGGAGCTGCCGGCGCCTGCGCTCCTCGTGCCGTTGAAGCTCGGGGGGCAGGTCGCAGCGGTGATCTGTGCGCACGACAGCCACGGACGCCTCGGGGGAGGCGCCTTCGAACTGCAGCGCGTAGCGGTGATGGCGGAACTGAGCCTGGAGATGATCGCCCTGCGCAGGCGGCTCGTCTCGGTCTAG